A window of Candidatus Hydrogenedentota bacterium genomic DNA:
TGCCGGGGAGCGGGGTCTGGCTGATCACAGCGCCGACGGGCACCGTGTCGCTGTGGGCGTAGTTGACCGTACCCAGCGTCAGCCCGAGCGCCGCGAGGGCGGTCTCGGCCTCGGCGCGCGCCATGCCGGTCACGTTCGGGGCGACCAGCGGATTCTCGATGATGACGCGGATTTCCGTGCGGGCGATCTCCACGCCCCCGTCAAAGGCGGCGAGGTAGACAGTGTAGACACCCTCCTGGTTCGGGTCGAAAGTGGAAAAGTCGCCCATCCCGTATTCGGTGAGGTCCATGTTGACGAACTCGGGGTTCGACGTGTTGTGCAGGATGTTCGTGGAGGACAGCAGGGCCGCGTAGTCCGGCCCGGTCGCCGCGGTCAGGCCCGGGCTCTGCTGCGTGTACAGGCCGAAGGAGTGGTCCGGCACGCCCAGCACGGCGAAGAGGCCGCTGGGGCTGACCGGGTCAAAGCGGAGCCAGTTGTCCGTGCCCTCGGGGTCGAAGTCAATGCCGACCTCGTAGGTGTAGTCGCCGAGCACGGCGGACGGCGTGCCGTCACGGTCCTCAAAGTCCGTGTTGATGGCGTAGGTCACGTTCCACACCGGCGTGGTCGTCGTGGCCCAGTCGGGGTGCGGCAGGGCCAGGTTCGGCGTGCCCGCCGGAAACCGGTAGGTGCCGTCGTTGTTGCTGTTGAAAATGTTCCGGCTGTTGTTGTTCTCGTCGAAGCGGAGCTGGGCGCGCAGGCCGAGCTCCACGCCGTTCCCGCGGCCCACGGTGAAGGCGCCGTTGATGTTGCTGCCGTAGAGCATGGTCTGCGGGTCGGACGGCCCGGTGCTGATGTCGCCGAAGGTGACCGGCTCGGGGATGTAGACGGGCTCGGGGCCGGAGGAGAGGATCAGGATGACCTCCTGGCCCGGCTCCAGCTCGGTGCCCGACGGGGGAATCTGCCCGATCACCGTGCCTGCGGGAACCGAGGCGTCGTATTGGTAGGCGGGCGGGCCAACCGTCAGCCCCGCGTCCAGAATGGCCTGCTCGGCCTCCTCCCGCGTGTCGTTGATGACGTTGGGCGCGATCGGGGGATTCCCCACGATGACCTTGATGGAGGAGCGGGCGATCTCGGTCGCGCCGGAGAACACGGCGAGGTAAATGTCGTACACGCCGTCCACATTCGGGTCAAAACCGGAATAGTCCCCCATCCCGTAGGACGTGAGGTCCATGTTGATGAACTCGGGGTTCGTGGTGTTCTGCGTGATGTTGAAGGCGTTCAGGGCGTCCAGATAGCCCTGGGAGGTCGTGGCGATGACGCCCGGGCTGGCCTGGGTGTACAGGCCAAACGCGTGGTCCGGAACCCCCATGACGCCCAGCAGGCCGTTCTCACGGATCGGGTCAAACCGCAGCCAGTTGTCCGTGCCGTCGGGGTCGAAGTCCATCCCGACCTCGTAGGTGTAGTCCGTAAAGACCGACCCCGGCGTGCCGTCCCGGTCCTCGTGGTCCAGGTTGACCGAGAAGGTGACGTTCCAGACCGGCGTCGTGATGGTGGCCCAGTCCGGATGCGGCAGGTCGAGGTCCGGCGTTCCCGTGGGGAACGTGTAGGTGCCGTCCCCGTTGCTGTTGTAGATGTTCTGGGGCTGGTTGTTCGCCCCAAAGCGGAGCTGCGCCCGCAGGGCCACCTCCACCCCGTTGCGGCGGTCCACCGTGAACCCGCCGTTCTCCCCGGAGCCGTAAAGCATCCGGGTGTCGCCGAACGTGGCGTTGTCGTCAAACGACAGCGCGGCGGCAGCGCCGCCCCCGCCCAGCATTCCCAAAAACACCAATCCGGTCAGCAGCAGGGAACTCTTCCGCATCTCGTCATCCTCCGTATTCTCTGTGTCCGTCGCGTCCACGCCATCCGCCGGGAACCTCCGGCGGAATCCAGAAACGAACCGGCCGCCCTGTGGCGGCCGGGGCTTTCCTTTTCACTGTCGCGCCATCCGCGCCGCGTCCCTCCGGCACCTGCGGGCGGCGAGCCCTCCTGCGCCGCCCAGCAGCGCGCACAGAAGGCCGAGACCGGCCCCTCCCGCCGCGGGCAGCCTGGGCGCCTCGCCCTTGGACACCACCAGGTTCACCGCCACGCCGACGGGCACCTCCGTGCCGGCTGCGGAAACCTGGGAGAGCACCGTGCCCGCGGGGAACGTGCTGAACTCCTCCGTCACCGTGCCGAGCAACAGCCCGGCGGCCTCCAGGGCGGTTTGGGCCTCGGCAAGGGTCATGCCGATCACCTCCGGCGTCTGCACGGTGGAGGCGCCCACCAGAATGGTGATTTCCGAGCGGGCCACCTCGACGCCGCCGGAAAACGCGGCGATGTACACGTCGTACACGCCGGGCTCATTGGGGTCGAAGCCGGAATAGTCGCCAAAGCCGAAGGCGCGCAGGTCCAGGTTGATGAACTCCACGTTGGACGTGTTGTGCGCGATGTTCATCGTGCCGATCGCGTTCATGTAGTCCGGCAGGGTGGTGGTCACGATGCCCGGACTCTGCTGGGAGTAAAAGCCTAAGGCGTGGTCGGGCACCGCAAGCTGGAAGAACAGGCCGTTGCCGTTGATCAGGTCAAACTTCAGCCAGTTGTCCGTGCCCGCGGACGGGTCAAAATCCACCGCCATCTCGTAGGTGAAGTCGGACAGCACGGCGGACGGCGTGTCGTCCCGGTCCTCGTGGTCGCTGTTGATGGCGAAGACCACCGACCACACGGGCGTGGTCTCGCTCGCCCACTCGGGATGCGGCAGGGCAAGGTTCGGCGTGCCCGTGGGGAAACTGTAGGTGCCGTCACCGTTGCTGTTGTAGATGTTCTGGGGCTGGTTGTTCACCCCGAAACGAATCTGGCCGCGCAGCCCCAGCTCCACCCCGTTCCGGCGGTCCACCGTGAACCCCCCGTTGGTCCCGCTCCCGTAAAGCATGCGCTGCGGGTCGGACGGGCCGGTGCTGATGTCCCCGAAGGTCACGTCCTGGTCGTAAAGCAGCGCCTCCGCGCCGCCCGCCAGAAACAGAACAAAAAACACCCCCGCAAAAAACGCAACGCTCTTTCCGTTCACTGTACGTTCGCCCCATGGTTGTCGAAGTCAACAACACCTGCCGTGGCGGCGTCTGCCCGCGGTCCCCCGCAAACGCAACCACCCTCTGGATGCTCTGAGACTCCGTCGTCCTGACGTCAACGCTACACGCCCCGCCACCTCACCGCCCAAACCTTGCCCCTAACTGTACCACCATCCCCCCCGCATGCGCAAGGGCTTTTTGCCACTAATAAATTTTTTTCCTAATAGTGTGCGCGCTGCCCAGATGTCGCCCAATGGAAAAATGTTGCATACAAGAGAGGCGCGACCCTTCGAATAGGTGCGTCCAATGATGCAGGCGCGGGGGGGGGCGCTCAAAACGGCGGCGGGGTGAAAGGGGTCCGTTCACCCATGGGATGTGGAGAACCCGGGGCCTTCCGGCAAGAGATTGCCGCGGCGGCCCGGGGCGGTCGCCTCGCAACGACCGTAAGAACGCACGTCATCGCGAAGAAGCGCAGCGACTGCGGCGATCTCGTGCCCGCCGCAGCTTCGGTTCTCAAGAGGTCTTGTCCGGCGGTCAGGGAGACACGCGGACATTGACACGCGGCGGCGTCCCGGATATGATGACACGGGTTTTGACAACGGCAAGGAAAGGGATATTCTCCATGGACAGCACGATGCGGCGGCGGGCGTTTCTCCAGACAGCGGCGGTGGGCGCGGGACTGATGGTGCTCCCCAGCGGCGCCCTCTTCGGCGCGGAGACGCCGAACAGCAAACTGAACATCGCCCTCGTCGGCGCGTACGGCCGGGCCATCGCGCACTATGACGGCCTCGCGAAGGAGAACGTCGTCGCCATCTGCGACGTGAACGAGGAGCACCTCGACTTCGCCGCCGAGAAGTTCCCCAAGGCGAAGCGGTATGTGGACTGGCGCAAGTGCCTCGACCAGAAGAACCTCGACGCCGTGGTCTGCTGCACCGCCGACCACACCCACGCCTTCGTCGCGACCTGGGCCATGAACCGCGGGCTGCACGTCTACTGCGAGAAGCCCCTGGCCAACTCCGTGGAGGAGGCCCGCATGGTCCGCGCCACTTACCTCAAGAACAAGGGGAAGCTGGCGACCCAGGTCGGCACGCAGCGCCACTCCCACGAGAACTACAACCGCGTTCAGGAACTCATCCGCGACGGCGCGGTGGGCGAGCTGAAGTCCGTCTGCGCCTGGGGCGACCGCCAGATCCGCCGCCCCGGCTACCCCGCGGGCCAGGGCAAGCCGCCGAAGAACCTCCACTATGACCTGTGGATCGGGCCAGCGCCCTTCCACCCCTACAGCCCCGAATACTTCTCCGGCGAGCCCGGCGCCAACTGCCTCCAGTGGAACATGTACTGGGACTTCGGCTCGGGACAGGTCGGAGACATGGGCAGCCACACCATGGACATTGTCTGGAACGCCATTGAGGCGGGCCTGCCGGTCACCGCCGAGGGCACGGGCGACCCCTTCAACCCCGAGGTGACCCCCGTCGCCCTCACCATGACCTGGGACATTCCGGCCAACGACTGGCGCCCCGCGATCCCCGTCTCCTGGTACCAGGGCGGCGCGATGCCCAATGCGCCCGCGGACTATGTGAACCTCGCCAAGATCAACCACGGGGCCATGTTCAAGGGCACCAAGGGCACCCTTGTCTCCCATTTTGAGCGGCGCTTCCTCATCCCCAACGACGAGGACGGCGACCTCACCTACTACACCCCGCGCGCAAAAGATGCGCTCCTGCCGCCCGTCGGAAACTTCCAGTACGAGTGGTTCAACGCCTGCAAGGGGAACCTCAAGACCTCCTGCGACTTCGACTACGCGGGCAAGATGATCGAGATGATGATGCTCGGTCTTGTCGCCTACCGCGCGGGGAAGAAGATTGACTACGACGGCGCCAGCGGCACCGTCACCAACTCCCCCGAGGCGCAGGCCCTCCTCGCCCGTGAATACCGCAAGGGCTGGAAGCTGAACGGATAGGCGATGCCGCCCGTTACTTGTCCTTGGGCAGGTAGGAAAAGCACTCGCCCCAGGCCATGAGGACGGCGCGGGGCAGCGCGTCGCCGAGGCGCGGGTAGGTCAGCCAGTAGGGCTCGCGGTGGTCGAGGGTGTGGCCAAGCTCGTTCTCGTGCCCCGGAATGACGACGGCGGGGCGGAATCCCGCGACGACCCGGGGAAGGTCCGGCGACCAGCAGTTGGGCAGGAGCACATCCACGCGCCGCGATTCCCCCGCCTTGTCTATCCACGCGAAGTCGGCGTCGTTGGACTGGTCGCCCGTGTGGGCGAAGGCCAGGCCGCCGGGCGTGGTGACCAGCACCACGTTGTTCTCCAGCGCCTTGCCCTGGTGCCCGGGAAAGGTGACCACCTCCAGGCGCACGGTGCCGCCCCGCACCGGCAGGGGCATGGCGGCCCCGGCGTCCCGCGAGGGGCGCGTCAGTCCGGCGGCGAAGGGCGCGTCGTCCCACAGGTCTCCCGGCACCACGACGGGCTTCCCCGCGCGGACGAAGGCCTCCGCCACGGCGGGGTCGGCGTGGTCGTCGTGCAGGTGGCTGATGAAGAGGACGTCGCACTCCCGGGCGAAGTCCGCGACAACGTCTTCGGGCAGGCGGAATCCCTCCTTTTCCAGATGCGCGCCCGTGACGACGTCAAACGCGAGGGTTGCCCCGACGGTCCGCACGATGAACCCGTGGTTGTAGAGCCGCCAGATCCGCGCGCCCTCCGTCACCGGCCCGCTTTTGAGGGCGTCGGCGACGCCCCGGGTGCGGTCCCTGAAAAAGGCCTGCACGGCGGGCTGCTCCGGCGCGTCGGGCTCATGCAGGAGGGTGTCCAGCAGGAGCAGCGCCGTGCGCCGCTCGGGAACCCCGCCGGGGGCGGGGGGAACCCTGCTTAGCGTTTCCCCGACGGACTCCAGGGCCAGATGCCGCTGGCGGTCGAGAAACCCGGGGATGTCCCCCCACCAGTTGGGCCGCTCCCCGTCGGGCGGCGCGCAGACCGCCCCGGCGCACATTCCCAGGGCCACCAGGGAACCCGTCATCTGCCAGGCCATGCCGCTCATGATGCACATCCTCCAGTCGGACACTTGCCGTCCGGCGGTCAGACCTCGTCCTTGCCCTCGCCGAGGAGGGCGTCCACAAACTGGCGCGCGTCGAAGGGCTGAAGGTCCTCGGCGGACTCGCCGACGCCGATCATCACGATGGGGATGCCGAGCTGCTTCTGGATCGCCACGGCCATGCCGCCGCGGGCGGTGCCGTCGAGCTTGGTGAGGATCACGCCGGTCACGTCGAGGGCCTCGGTGAAAATCTTCGCCTGCTGGAGGCCGTTCTGCCCCGTGGTCGCGTCGAGGACCAGCAGCACCTCGTGGGGCGCGCCGGGCAGGCGCTTGCGCACCACGCGCTGGATTTTCTTCAGCTCCTCCATCAGGTTCACCTTGGTGTGGAGCCGTCCCGCCGTGTCAATCAGCACGTTGTCCACCCCGCGCGCCACCGCGGCGTCCACGGCCGCATAGGCGACCGCCGCCGGGTCCGCGCCCTCCTT
This region includes:
- a CDS encoding PASTA domain-containing protein, with amino-acid sequence MNGKSVAFFAGVFFVLFLAGGAEALLYDQDVTFGDISTGPSDPQRMLYGSGTNGGFTVDRRNGVELGLRGQIRFGVNNQPQNIYNSNGDGTYSFPTGTPNLALPHPEWASETTPVWSVVFAINSDHEDRDDTPSAVLSDFTYEMAVDFDPSAGTDNWLKFDLINGNGLFFQLAVPDHALGFYSQQSPGIVTTTLPDYMNAIGTMNIAHNTSNVEFINLDLRAFGFGDYSGFDPNEPGVYDVYIAAFSGGVEVARSEITILVGASTVQTPEVIGMTLAEAQTALEAAGLLLGTVTEEFSTFPAGTVLSQVSAAGTEVPVGVAVNLVVSKGEAPRLPAAGGAGLGLLCALLGGAGGLAARRCRRDAARMARQ
- a CDS encoding Gfo/Idh/MocA family oxidoreductase; its protein translation is MMTRVLTTARKGIFSMDSTMRRRAFLQTAAVGAGLMVLPSGALFGAETPNSKLNIALVGAYGRAIAHYDGLAKENVVAICDVNEEHLDFAAEKFPKAKRYVDWRKCLDQKNLDAVVCCTADHTHAFVATWAMNRGLHVYCEKPLANSVEEARMVRATYLKNKGKLATQVGTQRHSHENYNRVQELIRDGAVGELKSVCAWGDRQIRRPGYPAGQGKPPKNLHYDLWIGPAPFHPYSPEYFSGEPGANCLQWNMYWDFGSGQVGDMGSHTMDIVWNAIEAGLPVTAEGTGDPFNPEVTPVALTMTWDIPANDWRPAIPVSWYQGGAMPNAPADYVNLAKINHGAMFKGTKGTLVSHFERRFLIPNDEDGDLTYYTPRAKDALLPPVGNFQYEWFNACKGNLKTSCDFDYAGKMIEMMMLGLVAYRAGKKIDYDGASGTVTNSPEAQALLAREYRKGWKLNG